In the Flavobacterium acetivorans genome, one interval contains:
- a CDS encoding SsrA-binding protein codes for MFKVLAQINKLILPSFSKRGLDLAKAKKWQMVLIGYRYYVTSRALG; via the coding sequence ATGTTTAAAGTATTAGCTCAAATTAACAAACTGATTTTACCTAGTTTCAGCAAGCGCGGATTGGATTTGGCGAAGGCCAAAAAATGGCAAATGGTCCTCATCGGTTATCGCTATTATGTGACAAGTAGGGCTTTGGGTTAG
- a CDS encoding M56 family metallopeptidase yields the protein MEILSIYLIKSSGLMAMFFLAYYFLLRKETFFTANRWFLLAGLITSALLPFVIFTKTIWVDPSPATIDWSNIPISAPMENTGFEINWYLVLAIGYGLGLLLFLIMFALDFYSLTKILKNKAIHQQADLKFIDLNENVAPFSFFNTIVYNSSLYTRSELESILEHEKVHSEQNHTLDVLISRLFCVVFWFNPIVWFYKNAIMQNLEFIADSEASKKISDKKAYQITLLKITTQENCVAISNHFYQSLIKKRIVMLNKNQSKNSNYWKYFSVLPALIAFVLFFQIEVIAQEKTVKTDTSKKVNSTEPDVQKKEIANDTVKKTKVIKVQTVNKDDQTEIFIDGKKVSKAEMDNLDPNRIATMDVTKNSGKSTIKIISRNTQGIPDDTEIYIDGERVSKKELDELNQNTIKQMDVNKTGSNKKTIKIITRSTNQSFNNTQAPVPPTPPTPPNFTFKTPKAPNFPKAPKAPKGDPINGDKKAWKQFENQMQEYEQKMQKAAPSMAAFEKQMEEFEKQMEPFNAEMKAFEKKMKVYEQQMEEYQSQLHAKK from the coding sequence ATGGAGATACTATCAATTTACCTCATTAAATCAAGCGGATTAATGGCCATGTTCTTTTTGGCTTATTATTTTTTGCTCCGAAAAGAAACCTTTTTTACCGCTAACCGTTGGTTTTTATTGGCTGGATTAATTACATCGGCTCTATTGCCCTTTGTTATTTTTACAAAAACAATTTGGGTTGATCCAAGTCCGGCAACTATAGATTGGTCGAATATTCCTATAAGCGCTCCAATGGAAAATACCGGTTTCGAAATCAATTGGTATTTGGTGCTGGCTATCGGCTATGGCTTAGGTTTATTATTGTTTTTAATAATGTTCGCTTTGGATTTTTATAGTTTGACCAAAATACTGAAAAACAAAGCCATTCATCAACAAGCCGATTTAAAATTTATAGACCTGAACGAGAATGTGGCTCCCTTTTCTTTCTTTAATACCATTGTTTACAATTCCTCTTTGTACACCAGATCAGAACTAGAATCGATTTTAGAGCACGAAAAAGTGCACAGCGAGCAAAATCACACTTTAGATGTTTTAATTTCACGACTGTTTTGTGTTGTATTCTGGTTCAATCCTATAGTATGGTTCTACAAAAATGCCATCATGCAAAACCTTGAATTCATAGCCGATAGCGAAGCCTCGAAGAAAATATCCGACAAAAAAGCCTATCAAATCACGCTTTTAAAAATAACAACACAGGAAAATTGTGTTGCCATCAGTAATCATTTTTATCAATCATTAATCAAAAAACGAATCGTTATGTTAAACAAAAATCAATCAAAAAACAGCAATTATTGGAAGTATTTCTCCGTATTACCGGCACTTATTGCCTTTGTCTTATTCTTTCAAATTGAAGTCATTGCTCAGGAGAAGACGGTTAAAACAGATACCTCTAAAAAAGTTAATTCAACAGAACCAGATGTACAAAAAAAAGAAATTGCAAATGACACTGTTAAGAAAACAAAGGTCATAAAAGTTCAGACCGTAAACAAGGATGATCAAACTGAAATTTTTATCGATGGCAAAAAAGTAAGCAAAGCAGAGATGGATAATTTAGATCCAAACCGCATTGCCACTATGGATGTAACTAAAAACAGTGGTAAGTCTACTATCAAAATCATTAGCCGCAACACTCAAGGCATACCCGATGACACAGAAATTTACATTGACGGAGAGAGAGTCAGCAAAAAAGAATTGGATGAGCTCAATCAAAACACCATTAAGCAAATGGATGTAAACAAGACGGGATCAAATAAAAAAACGATCAAAATAATAACAAGATCCACTAATCAATCTTTCAACAACACTCAAGCTCCGGTACCGCCTACTCCGCCAACGCCGCCGAATTTTACTTTTAAAACTCCAAAAGCGCCTAATTTTCCAAAGGCCCCTAAAGCGCCCAAAGGAGACCCGATCAATGGGGATAAAAAAGCGTGGAAGCAATTTGAAAATCAAATGCAAGAGTATGAGCAAAAAATGCAAAAGGCAGCCCCTAGTATGGCCGCTTTTGAAAAACAAATGGAGGAATTTGAAAAACAGATGGAACCCTTTAATGCTGAGATGAAAGCATTTGAAAAGAAAATGAAAGTATACGAGCAACAAATGGAAGAATATCAGTCCCAGTTGCATGCGAAAAAATAG
- a CDS encoding BlaI/MecI/CopY family transcriptional regulator — MLKLTNKEEEIMHILWKLKKAFVKEVMAEITEDQPHYNTLSTIVRNLEEKGYVSHNAFGNSHQYYPIVSLEDYRKKFMTNAIDNYFNSSYKNMVSFFAKEEKITAKELREILEMIENPKEAK; from the coding sequence ATGCTAAAACTAACGAACAAAGAAGAGGAAATCATGCACATTTTATGGAAGCTCAAAAAAGCATTCGTAAAAGAAGTCATGGCGGAAATCACCGAAGATCAGCCTCATTATAACACCCTTTCTACCATTGTACGCAACTTGGAAGAAAAAGGATATGTTTCCCATAATGCATTTGGAAACAGCCATCAGTACTACCCTATTGTAAGTTTAGAAGATTATCGAAAAAAGTTCATGACTAATGCTATTGACAATTATTTCAATAGTTCGTATAAAAACATGGTTTCCTTTTTTGCCAAAGAGGAGAAAATTACGGCCAAAGAGCTTCGGGAAATATTGGAGATGATTGAAAATCCCAAAGAGGCGAAATAG
- the tnpA gene encoding IS66 family insertion sequence element accessory protein TnpA, giving the protein MNQQEQMYFLVEEWKQSDLTKAEFSALKSLSYHQFNYWLKKYNKEMDFGQSKPEVSFFSVSDSPRKDKKQSASKEIDQKTMRIDLPGGITITIY; this is encoded by the coding sequence ATGAATCAACAAGAACAGATGTATTTTTTGGTTGAAGAATGGAAACAATCCGACTTAACCAAAGCAGAATTTTCAGCTTTAAAATCGCTGAGTTATCATCAATTCAATTATTGGCTAAAAAAGTACAATAAGGAGATGGATTTCGGACAGTCCAAACCGGAAGTTTCCTTTTTCTCGGTTTCGGATAGCCCGAGAAAAGATAAAAAACAGTCAGCCTCAAAAGAGATAGATCAGAAAACCATGCGAATCGATCTTCCTGGAGGAATCACCATTACGATTTACTGA
- the tnpB gene encoding IS66 family insertion sequence element accessory protein TnpB (TnpB, as the term is used for proteins encoded by IS66 family insertion elements, is considered an accessory protein, since TnpC, encoded by a neighboring gene, is a DDE family transposase.) yields MLGLSAGVRYHMCCTLVDMRKGFDGLSGLVRNYLNQNPQTGDVFVFLNKSKTHIKLLYWDGDGFAIFYKRLEQGRFDFLTSDSVSRELKREELLLVLGGLKLRDFKQKKRYKTAEK; encoded by the coding sequence ATGCTGGGCTTGAGTGCAGGTGTTCGCTATCACATGTGCTGTACTTTGGTGGATATGCGAAAGGGTTTTGACGGACTTTCGGGCTTGGTTCGGAATTATCTGAACCAAAACCCTCAAACGGGCGATGTTTTTGTTTTTTTGAACAAATCCAAAACCCATATCAAACTGCTGTATTGGGACGGCGACGGATTTGCGATTTTCTACAAACGACTAGAACAAGGAAGGTTTGATTTTTTGACAAGCGATTCGGTTTCAAGGGAATTAAAAAGAGAGGAATTGCTACTGGTTTTGGGTGGTCTTAAATTGAGAGATTTCAAGCAAAAAAAGAGATACAAAACAGCCGAAAAATAA
- the tnpC gene encoding IS66 family transposase yields MENAPDLFDNYSKDELLKLLKSQIKANSKLESKSNKLESKTEKLEIVATKLEQEVSYLKFQIEQFKRAMYGSKKERFIASENPEQLAIPFEIDEQEVAQAVESVKEQITYEREKASKKHQGRMALPSHLAVNEIILEPTENVEGLKCIGQEITDELEYTPAKLFINRYIRNKYVAPVDEKGNQQVKIASLDFRPIPKCIAGTHLLTQIITDKFVDHLPLYRQIQRFSREGVDIPSSTVDSWVRLVSQLLRPLYECHRQHTLKNGYLQADESPIKVQDTDKKGATHTGFMWVYHAPIPKSVYFDYRKGRGSEGPLEMLNDFVGYLQTDGYGVYPQFALKENVTQIACWAHARRYFEKALDYNKANASHVMLLIQKLYEIERKATSENFSIQEKYALRLKESHPLLNEIGNYIAVQSKLELPKSPLGKAYNYCLKRWDSLMAYLKDGNLHIDNNQVENTIRPLALGRKNYLFAGSHQAAKDIAMYYSFFASCKKNNINPSKWLHHVLENINDTKSSELHNLLPQYFNQNLLD; encoded by the coding sequence ATGGAAAACGCACCAGATTTGTTTGATAATTACTCTAAAGACGAACTTTTGAAATTACTCAAAAGTCAAATAAAAGCGAATTCCAAATTAGAATCCAAATCTAATAAATTAGAATCCAAAACCGAAAAATTAGAGATTGTAGCCACGAAACTTGAACAAGAGGTTAGTTATCTAAAATTCCAGATTGAACAGTTCAAAAGAGCAATGTACGGTTCTAAGAAAGAACGTTTCATCGCCAGTGAAAATCCGGAGCAATTAGCCATTCCTTTTGAAATCGATGAGCAAGAAGTAGCACAAGCCGTTGAATCGGTAAAAGAGCAAATCACTTACGAACGCGAAAAAGCAAGCAAAAAGCATCAAGGCCGTATGGCTTTACCATCGCACCTTGCGGTAAACGAAATCATTTTGGAACCGACTGAAAATGTAGAAGGATTGAAATGCATTGGTCAGGAAATTACTGATGAATTGGAATATACTCCCGCAAAATTGTTCATCAACCGTTACATCCGAAATAAATATGTTGCCCCGGTGGATGAAAAAGGAAACCAGCAAGTCAAAATTGCCTCTCTCGATTTTCGTCCGATTCCAAAATGTATTGCTGGAACCCATCTTTTGACTCAAATCATCACCGATAAGTTTGTGGATCACCTTCCGCTTTACCGACAGATACAGCGATTTTCAAGAGAAGGAGTCGATATACCTTCTTCTACGGTCGATTCATGGGTAAGATTAGTATCCCAATTACTTCGACCCTTGTACGAATGTCACCGACAGCATACGCTGAAAAACGGTTATCTTCAGGCGGATGAATCCCCAATAAAAGTACAGGACACAGATAAAAAAGGCGCAACACATACTGGATTTATGTGGGTGTATCACGCGCCTATACCCAAAAGTGTGTATTTTGATTATCGAAAAGGACGCGGCAGCGAAGGCCCTTTGGAAATGTTAAACGATTTTGTAGGTTATCTTCAAACCGATGGTTATGGAGTATATCCGCAATTTGCACTCAAAGAAAACGTCACACAGATAGCTTGTTGGGCACATGCGCGCCGTTATTTTGAAAAAGCATTGGATTATAACAAAGCAAATGCTTCGCACGTGATGTTGCTTATCCAAAAGCTATATGAAATTGAACGAAAAGCCACTTCTGAAAACTTTTCAATCCAGGAAAAATATGCTTTAAGATTAAAAGAATCACATCCCTTACTTAACGAAATAGGGAACTACATTGCAGTGCAGTCAAAATTAGAATTACCCAAAAGTCCGCTGGGCAAGGCCTACAATTATTGCTTGAAACGTTGGGACAGTTTGATGGCTTATCTAAAAGACGGAAATCTGCATATTGACAACAATCAGGTTGAAAATACCATTCGACCCTTGGCCTTGGGAAGAAAAAATTATCTTTTTGCAGGTTCACACCAAGCTGCAAAGGATATTGCCATGTATTATTCGTTTTTTGCCAGCTGCAAGAAAAATAATATCAATCCATCCAAATGGCTACATCATGTCCTTGAAAATATCAACGACACCAAATCTTCAGAACTTCACAATCTTCTTCCTCAATACTTCAATCAGAATTTATTGGATTGA